One window of the Nicotiana tabacum cultivar K326 chromosome 4, ASM71507v2, whole genome shotgun sequence genome contains the following:
- the LOC107799474 gene encoding uncharacterized protein LOC107799474, translating into MFGLVSNGAKQHLFPMCYFRFQLLFSTAAVTSRANVLVDFLVNSLDFSTEEAISTSSKEFFMMELGYESSYLASHAPLLKLSLEKRIMPRSEILKLLKENQLIKGKLSLYTVVTRTESQFLEKYVLPFRAKIPELMVHH; encoded by the exons ATGTTTGGACTTGTTAGCAATGGCGCAAAACAGCATCTCTTTCCCATGTGTTACTTCAGATTTCAGCTCCTTTTCTCTACAGCTGCGGTGACTTCACGTGCCAATGTATTGGTGGACTTCCTGGTTAACTCACTTGACTTCTCAACAGAAGAAGCCATTTCTACGAGCTCCAAG GAGTTTTTTATGATGGAATTGGGGTATGAATCTAGTTATCTTGCTTCTCATGCACCACTTTTAAAGTTAAGCTTGGAGAAGAGGATCATGCCAAGGAGTGAAATCTTGAAGCTTCTTAAAGAAAACCAGCTGATAAAAGGGAAGCTAAGTCTTTACACTGTTGTCACACGTACTGAATCGCAGTTTCTAGAGAAATATGTGCTGCCTTTCAGGGCAAAGATACCCGAG CTGATGGTCCATCATTGA